The Eremothecium cymbalariae DBVPG#7215 chromosome 7, complete sequence genome contains the following window.
GAGACGACCCGTCCTGCTCACAGTCCGGACAGACCATTCAGTTCCGTCTCCGCCGTATCTTATATAAATAAGATATACTTTATAAGATATACATTATAATATGGCAGGCGACTCACTAAGTGTACATTGTAATATGGCAGGCAACTAAGTATACATTATAATATGCCTTTAGTGGAGTGCCGAGCATCCCGCATTCCAACCCCTCCGATAAACACTATTTCTCCGTaaatttcaacttctgaTGCGAAAAAAGTGATTCTGTATTACACCATACTATTACATCCTATATGATCCGATTGAAGACAATTAAAcattaaatatttaaactCATCATTATTTCAACacaaattcttcaatgaacCAATTGTGAAATCTTATATCAGACCCCAATTCTGGGTGGAATGATGTACCTAGAATTTTCCCTTGTCTTACTGCAACAATGTACTCTTGACCGTTCTTCTCAACTTTATGCAGTACCTGTACCCTCTCATTATTGTAGATCTCACTTACAATGGGAGCCCTGATAAACACTGCACTAAAGCTATCCTCCTGTGTTCCCCAAAATGAGAAATCACAATCAGAAACGAAAGAGTCCAATTGCCTTCCAAATGCATTTCTGTCCACAGCAACATCAAGAGCTCCAAGAGGCTTTAAAAGATTTGCTTGGTTACGGACATCTCTagccaaaaaaatcatccCAGCACAAGTACCCCAGACAGACTTACCCTCAGTTCGTACAAATTTATACAGGTGATCATACAGCCCTGTTCTTTCTGCAATCTGGGATATTGTGGTCGATTCTCCACCTGGAATAACCAACGAATCACATTTCAGCAGCTGTTCTATAGTTTTAACGGTTAAAACTTCAATATTATAGCCTTTTTCATCCACACACTTCTTCAAGCACTCAATGTGTTCGTTGAAGGATCCTTGTAGCGCTAGCACACCGATGGTCTTTTCCATAGTAACTACAGAGAGGTGATCAGTAGTTTTGCAAACCGTACCGTCCTATCAAATTCGGCCTTGTCAGTGCGTACAGCACGCTGTATTACACACACAcgcacatatatatatatatatatatatatatatatatatgtagaaAAACTTCCAACAACTGTTCTGCGCGCGTCCGTGCAAATTTTCTGAGAAAAAGATCTACATATTTCTCGATTATCGATTATCACTGTAATGACTAGTGGACCCAGTGCATTTAATCGAATAACACGAGATGATGCCTGATGCAAGATGCAAATAATGGCCATTTTCGACCGAGGTTAGAGTCATAGTTAGCGATTactaatatatacatagCTACCGAGCAGTCTATGCTGAAAAAGTATCAGGAAAGGTATGCAACTGTAGAGGAAGTCATTCAGACAGAAAATTATGCAGATATATATGCGCCTCTCGAAGAAGCATTTTTTTTTCCGggttgaaaaagttgaatctttatatatataacgttATCGATAAAAGTAGTGAAATACGCCGTAGGCTAACAGAAAATCCAAGTTGCAGAAACTATAGGTACAGAAGCCTGTTTATCTTAAGATTATAGCGAGATGTCTGCGGAATACAAGTTAAAGGTCGGTTTAGCACAGATGCTGAAAGGTGGTGTTATCATGGATGTGGTCACTCCAGAGCAGGCAAAGGTTGCGGAAAGAGCAGGTGCTTGCGCCGTTATGGCGTTGGAGCGTATTCCAGCGGACATGAGAAAATGTGGGGAAGTTTGCAGGATGTCTGATCCCCAGATGATCAAGGATATTATGGATAGTGTTTCGATTCCTGTGATGGCTAAGGTGAGAATTGGCCACACCGTTGAGGCGGTGATCTTGCAGGAATTGGGTGTAGACTACATCGACGAAAGTGAGGTGTTGACACCAGCTGATATGTCGGATCACATCAAAAAGAACGATTATAAGGTTCCTTTTGTTTGTGGTGCGAAAACCCTTGGTGAAGCGTTGAGGAGAATTAACGAGGGTGCTGCATTTATACGTTCCAAGGGTGAAGCTGGAACAGGAGATGTCAGCGAGGCGGTGAAACACATCAAATCGATTTACTCTCAGATTGCTTGGTGCAAGGAGAATCTTGTAACTAaggaagattttgaaaaccatGCCAAGGAGTTGCGTGTTCCAGTTAGCTTGCTAGAACAGACTGTTGAATTGGGCAAATTGCCTGTGGTTACCTTTGCTGCAGGTGGTGTGGCTACACCAGCTGATGCTGCTTTGTTAATGCAATTGGGTTGCGAAGGTATTTTCGTTGGATCTGGAATCTTTAAGTCCTCAAACCCAGAGAAATTGGCCCGTGCTATTGTCCAGGCTACTACGCACTATGCTTCTCCAGCTAAGCTACTAGAGGTATCTCGTGACTTGGGAGTTGCCATGCCAGGCACTACCATTGCTTCAATTACGAAGGAGAATGGTACAAGATTATCCGAAATTGGTTGGTAAATGTTATTTGAATCATTGGACTGTCTGAGTGGGGTATTTATTTGTGTGCTATTTTTCTTGAAGTATGTTGAGTGTTACTTGCGTATAAATCTGCTGTGGCTGCTTGTCCATTAGTAGTTATTACATAAAAAATTACCACTAGTTTGTAAAGTTTGTATGTTCAATTTAATGTTTATCATAGTTAACTATTAATATGGATTTTCTTGACCATCATAATAGCAGTTACTTACATCCGACGTGTGAACCGTTTCTTGTTTTGAGATGTTAGCAGCGCAGGTGGTGAAAAATTTATCAAGGCGAGACTTTGACAGATAAAACTCACTATGTTCTCTGTCACTCAAACAAAGGGCTTCAAGGCGTTCAGGAATTCATGATGCATGACAGTGACAATGATTCCAGAGATTTTTCATCtgatgaggaggagaaTATCTTGTTTCCTGACAAGAGAGCTGTTAGGAACGATGTGTTTAGCGGTAAATTAGAAGAGCATACTGACGATCAGCATACTGACGATGAGCAGTCTGATGGagatgaagacgaagaaaaAACTTACGGTATATACAATGATCCTACCGAAAGAGGTATAGAGATTGAAGATGTGCATCCGAATGCATCAAACAACGAAAGTTCCGAAAATCAGGAAGGTAAGTCCATCTCTGATGAGGCAGAACTAGAAAGACGAAAGCaggagaagttgaagagCATAAAGAAGTTCAAGGCCGCAAAAAAGCTAAAGCATAAGACTGGCGtaatatatctatctaaAATTCCTCCTTATATGAAGCCTGCGAAGCTAAGGCAGATTTTAAGTCGATTTGGGGAAGTAGATAgattgtttttgaaaagagagGACGACCAAACATATAAACAGCGTGTTAAAGGCGGTGGTAATAAGAAAACCATGTTCAAGGAAGGTTGGGCAGAATATATTAGGAAAAAAGACGCCAAATTATGTGCAATAACGTTGAATGGGAACATCATAGGTGGTAAAAAGGGGAATTTCTATCACGATGATATCATGAATGTTAAATATCTTTCAGGTTTCAAATGGGCCGATTTAACAGAGCAAATTGCGAAAGAAAATGACATCAGGCAGTCTAAACTACAATTAGAGATTTCGCAGGCCAATAAGTTGAATGCTGAATTCATTCgaaatgttgaaaagaGTAAGATGATTAAGAACATTAAATTAAAGAGAAACGTTGACACAGACGAAGATGTACGTAGATCTTTTAAGCAGAGACGGATTACTTCCACTAGGACTGCAGCACCAGACTCCCAAAAGCAAGAACCTTCAAAACAATTGGATAgtgttatatataacttaTTCTAAATTCAAGCTGAATCTTTTGCCCTAAATACTTTTACATTCTATGCCGTTACGATAATCAAGGTCATCGCTTcgcttttcttttttctttttcatttctcGAGGATATCCGCATCGAGCATGATTAggaaaaattttctaaagCTCATCTTAATAAAAGCCATGCTGAAAACTGTTCACATTTCAAAGTGTTCTTTATAATTAGCTTATTGTGTAGcattattaaattattAGATCTCAATTAAAATCCATATTTATCTTCTTCGAAACATGGGAACTGCTAAGAAGGAGAAGCAGAGAAGAATCCGTGAGGGTAACACTAAAGATGGTAATCTCAGAGTTAAAGGTGAAAACTTTTACAGGGACTCTAAGAGAGTccagtttttgaatatgtaTAAAGGTGGTAGGGCTGTGAGGAATGCTAAAGGTGATATTATAAAAGCGGCTCCACTTCAGAGTACAGATGCTCCGGTAGCTAGAGTGCAGCCTGATCGTCGGTGGTTTGGGAATACAAGGGTCATATCACAAGATGCATTGCAGCATTTTAGAAATGCCGTGGGAGAAACGAAGCACGATAGCTACCAAGTTTTATTGAGGAGGAATAAGCTTCCAATGTCATTGCTAGAAGAAACAGATAGTTCCGAGTCTCCCACTGCGAAGATTTTGGAAACCGAATCCTTTCAGTATACATTTGGGCCAAAATCACAAAGGAAGAAGCCTAGGATGGCTTCATCGTCATTAGAGGAATTAGCTAAATCTACAGATAAAGATGGAAAGTCATTTGAAGAGAAACTGGAGTTGAATTCCACACTAGGTTTACTGGGTAATAACAATGATAACGACGATGGCTGGTCTCAACTTGCCAAGGAAGCTATATTTAACAAAGGCCAGTCGAAACGTATTTGGAACGAGCTTTACAAAGTAATTGACTCCTCTGATGTTGTAATTCATGTTTTAGATTGCCGAGACCCATTAGGTACGCGTTGTAAGTCGATTGAGGAATAcatgaaaaaagaaacaccACACAAGCACCTAATATACGTGTTGAATAAATGTGATTTAGTTCCAACTTGGCTTGCAGTATGTTTTACTATTTACCATTTACTAACGTCTATTGCAATACAAACATGACAGTGATAAACATATTATTAGCATGATAATACCAAAACTCTTTGTCAGGGCCTCTCTCCTTCCCTTTGGAAATTACCCAGAGAATGGTCTGTTAaagttttggaagataGATAACATTCGCCCGTTTATTGCTCTCGTTCTGAGAGAATTCTGATGAACATCAGATGGGTAACTTTCGTTTTGAAAGTATGCCATCGCCTTCTTAGAATGGGGAGGATCTTATGAGTTGAGCATGGATATTTAAAGACCTACAGTACCGTTGCTCGTAGTAAAGAACCTCACAATTTTGTTAGTCACTAACTGTTGTATTTGCCTTGACGTATTTTTTACTTGCATACATGTTACTAACATTTTATAATACAGGCTGCATGGGTAAAGTACTTATCGAAAGATCGTCCCACCATAGCATTTCATGCTTCAATCACCAATTCCTTTGGGAAAGGTTCATTGATTCAACTTCTACGGCAATTCTCGCAGTTGCACAAAGATAGGCAACAGATTTCTGTAGGCTTTATTGGATACCCAAACACTGGTAAGTCATCGATCATTAACACTCtaagaaaaaagaaggtCTGTCCGGTTGCGCCAATTCCTGGTGAAACCAAAGTTTGGCAGTATATTACTCTTATGAAaaggatatttttaatcGATTGCCCTGGTATCGTGCCTCCTTCAACAAAAGATACCGAAGAAGACATTCTATTCAGAGGCGTCGTTAGAGTTGAACATGTTTCCAATGCTGAGCAATATATTCCTGGTGTTTTAAAACGTTGCAAGAGGCATCATCTTGAAAGAACTTACGAAATATCGGGATGGAAAGATGCTACTGAATTCATAGAAATCTTGGCAAGAAAACAAGGTAGACTGTTGAAAGGCGGTGAGCCAGATGAAGGTGGCGTTTCTAAACAAATCTTGAATGATTTCAACAGAGGTAAAATTCCATGGTTTGTATTACCACCAGGACGGGAGGAACCTGCTTCTAAAGAGAGTTCTGTATCTGATAAATCTACTGTAAGATCTTTGGACGAAGCGAACATTGAAGATGTTCAACAGGATCAGTCCGACCAACCCTCCACAAAGAAAACGAAGGCTTGAGGCAACCAATCTAATTTATAGAATAAAGCAGCATGAACGCTTCTAGTTTATAACAAAGTAGTGTACTATATACAGCGTTTTTACTTAATAATACGCTTAATGTGGGTTTGAATTTAGGTGGCGTCTTTAGTGATTTTTAAACGAAGGCTGAATAGGGAAAATTTGCTTTTGTAGATTTAGAACCGTTCTCTGAAATGCAGGCTGCACTTATAATGGATTCAAGATTAGTAGCCCTCTGAGACAAAGCTTTTATAGAGTGAGGTATGCAAACTATCAGTGGGCAAATGACGGAGTTCCCTGATGGTGAACAGTTTTACCTTCGTCAGCAAGCACAGCAGGGGCATCCAGGCCAGCAACAACCTACAGGCTTACCGCAAATGTTCTCCCCCCAGGTTAATCAGGGTAGGTTAATGACgcaacagcagcatttATTACATGGTATTGATACTGGCCAGGATTTACAAGCGACATATTTgttaaaacaaaagatgGAGGCTGCAAATGCAGCTTTCGGCCATCAACAGCAATCTCTTCAACCGCAACAGGcgcaacaacaacttctgACAACTGGAGTCATAAATGGGCCGCCAGGGGTTTCAATGGTTCAAACAGGTGTTGGCGGCTTAGCACCTCCTCCTGGAACTTTACCTCCGCAGCTTTCTATTAATACTGGCGTGCGTGGTACGACCATCGGATTAGCACCTGCAGCCCCTGtaattcatcatccaaaCCATTTGCTGGTTCGTGAAGTATGGGCTAATAATTTAACTTCAGAGTTTGCGTCCATAAGAAGGTTGGTAGATCAATACAACTTCATTGCCTTGAGTACGGAGTTTGTAGGTACTATTGTGAGGCCTATCGGTAATTTTAGATCCAAGAATGATTATCACTACCAAACCATGAGGACAAATATCGATCTACTCAATTCAGTGCAAATTGGATTGTCACTAAGTGATTCTCAAGGTAATAAACCTGAAAATACACCTTCGACGTGGCAGTtcaattttcattttgatgTTACAAAGGAGATGGTTTCTCCCGAATCGTTagatcttttgaaaaagtcTGGCGTTGTATTTGACAAACACCAGAATAATGGTGTCGAGCCATACGATTTTGCTCAATTACTAGTTGATTCAGGGCTTTTGTTATCTGATGAAGTAACCTGGGTAAGCTTTCATGCTGCTTACGACTTTGGATTCCTGATTAACATATTGACAGATACTGCAATGcctaataataaagaagaCTATGAATATTGGGTTCAAAAGTTTCTTCCAAACTTTTACGATTTGAACGTAATTAGCAAGTCTGTCCAAGATTTGATACAACAACGCAATCAACAACTACAACAAGGCCAACAATACAGCTTAGAATCCCTAGCGGATGAAGTGGGAATTCCAAGATTTCCGCTCTTCAATACTACAGGCGGACAGAGTTTGTTGGCTTTACTAACGTTTACTCGGTTGTCTAAATtcccatttttcaaattacCCAATGGCAAGACTGATCTAAGCCAGTTCAAAAACTCCATCTACGGCATTAATAAAGAATGACCGCTACCACTACGTACGCTAATGTGATCAGGGTAGACTGATTAGATAGATACATTCCAAATCTACACGAACCGCATCGAGTTTTAGCGACAATTGATGTTAACTCTGTAATATTAGTAGCAATATAGATCATGTGACATGTTATTATAACGTTTAAAACGatatgaaaattttcatgGAGATTTCCAACTTGTCACCAAATGGTGGCCAAGTAACATGGCGAATGTTCAAGAAACTCTTCCCTCATAAGAAAATCTGCTGCATAGAGATAACCTACGGAGGAAGAGAGGGACTTTATCACATCGATTAATCGCAGCCTGTATCTATTCATCGGTCGCATATTTAGAGGTACTCTCAGATTGCATTCAGTCACACCAACTTTTAGTTCCAGCATTTCATTCAAACTTCgtgttttttatattatattgttTACTACTTTGACATTTATTAATTGATACTGATTCACTCGCcagaaaataatatactAAACGACCAAATattatccaaaattttattgAGCTTAATTTAATACCGAAAAAGGTTTTCGACGTTTATCATGACTACTGCTAATGTTCAGGACATAGGCTACGCCTTCCTAAAGACATATTACCAAAGGATGCATAATGATCCTTCTAAACTTTTTCACTTGTACTCCAATACAGCTGAATTGACCCAGATTAACTACCAAGTAAATCTCAACACCAAGACGGATATACTACCCACAGTCAAGGTTATCggcaaagaaaatattagtAAGTTTTATAGCAGAAACAATAAGATGGTGCAAGATGTTCGAGTGAAGATTGATGCTTGTGATTTTCAGTCGACTGGCTCTAGTAACAATGGGATCTTGATCTTAGCAATGGGCGAAATATGCTGGAGCAATACTCCAACTTACAGATTCTGTCAAACGTTTGTTTTACACCCTGTGGGcaacaataacaaaatGTACGATGTTACTAACGACATCATACGCTTTATCCCGGATATTCTAAAGGATATCGTTCCTGAGTCTCCTGGTTCCACTTTTTCACAATCTACTCCTTCTAATATAAAGAAGGAAGGGTCTACTAAAGAGACTACAGCAAAAATTTCCTCTTCTACGAAGGAAGACGAGGATACAAAGAAAGACAGagagaaggagaaggagaaggagagggagaaggagaagcagaaggagaaggagaaggagaaggacATTGAGAGGGAGAGGGAGAGGGAGAGGGAGAGGGATAGAAGGAGGGAGCACAAGAAcgaagaaagaaaagaagatgttATTGGGGCAGCTAAAGAAACTCTAGTACATTCAAAGGCTGAgaaggaggaagaagatcCAGTAGCTACCTTTACTGCCAAAGAAACCTCGAAAAGCCATCACAATTCTAGAATCTCAGATTCTAATAGAGAAGATATGAAGACAGTTCCAAGGTCTAAAGATGATGTTAAAGACGAAGAAAGGAAGCAATTGATGAAGTCTGAGTCTGATGTTCCTAAAAAAATGAATTGGGCATCCCAGTTGACCAATTCAGACTCGAAAATAGTCCCTAATGTCACTACTAACTATACTAGGGTACCTCCAGAACCTGCTAAAACCCCAGATAGAAGGACTCCCCCACCAAACGGGAATTCTAAAGCGAACAGCAAGAAGACTAAACATATAAGCGTTCCTAACAAGGATGGTTATTATCCAGTATACATTCGTAACACTGGTGGCGTAACAAATAAAGAGTTGACGGATACTCTAGAAAGAGAGTTCGGTGTcgtcaaaaaaatatctgCACAAGAATCTTTTGCGGTAATCGACTTCGAAGACCCACACTGTCAGCAAGACGCTATCAGGATGCATACCTTGAAGATCAGTAACACAACGGTATATATGGAACctaaaacagaaaagaaaagggGACCTCCTGCATCCTCTATTTCCGCATCAACCTCTCCAACATCAATCAACGGCAGTCGTTCAAACAAAAAGCATTCAAATCGAAGGAAAGATTGATGATTGATTGATGCCGCTGCATTCATGTGTGTTAGTAATATCGTAAATGTTCCACCAACAATCCCTTTACTAACCATGTGCTCGCCAATTAATCTATTATCATGCTCTTCTCAGCGCCACATTGTTGTGATTTATATTGATTATAAATTATAGTATCCACCACGGATGATATAACTTGCTTATAGTGTATATAGAGTGTACCATTAATATATCTGATTTACAAGTTTCTACTGtcttcttttccaaaaacagGCCTCAGATGGAATATGATGACTTGCATCTCGTCGATTACTTTTGGTATGTTGCGGTGGAGTTCTAGATTTCCGTTGTGTGAAAAAATCATGGCGCTGAGACCAGGAACGGAGAAGGGGGCTATCTATTTATTGCACATGGAACAAGTGAAGAataaaagttttaaaacaacGGTGTACCTCAAGAATAAACGGCCATCAGTGATGGAACGGTTCGTTTACACATATTAAGCAGAATtagatttcaaaaagaaaaacatcGCGAAATCATGCTTGTGCCACCTGCTAACTTTGGCATTGCCGAAGAGGGAATATGTATGTATCAGATGGTGGAATTCGACAGTGTGTGGAACAAGAGGCTAACAGTGTAACTACAGATAGATGTTCAAGGATAGAGACAATTAACCTATCTTTCCTTGAAGTACTGACATTGAAGTCAATAGTGTTTGTTGGGGGGCAAgaaccttcaaaatttttcaggGAATTCTTTGAGAGATGTAATGTTCAACTGTTTGTTATTAAACGAGTGCAGACTTCGTCCACGTTGGCCCCCCCTAGAAACAGTGTAACCAAGGAGCAGCCAGTTGAAGAGTCTGATTTCAGCAGCGGATGCCAATCAGTGTCTCAATATAAGCTGAGCGATTCTGATGATCTCATGATCATCAAAAGTACTAGTCTGCAGAAGATCTTTCGGTTAATAATGGACACAACTAACCACAACACCCTGTTAGTTGATAAAACTTCTGTTGTTATAGGACTCCTGAGGAGAATACTAAAATGGAACATATCATCTATAATTAGCGAGTACAGACTTTACACAGGCAAAAATAGCAATTATTTTGCAGAAACGTTCCTAGAAGTCATCAACGTGAATATAATCCAAAACATGGAGAAGTCTGTCAGAGAGGATGTATCTCGGCTGGACATCCATGACGATACGAATACCATCGATACGGAGCGGAAAACATCATCCCGAAAAGTGATAAACGAAGCTGATCTGTCTATGGAACCTGAGCTGCCGCAGCACATCTTAACAATCATAGATCAAGTACAAGAACACACCAGCAAGGAGGAAGGTAGTTTGGTTTCAATGGACGTCCAAAGAGTTCCTTCCTCTAAAGGTATATTTGGAAACCGATATCGTCTCGCATTCAATAAACGTGAACTATCTGAATATGAATACTACCGCAGTGATAGCTCCAACGCGGTAAAAATAACCATCCCAAGAGAATCGTTGCTACCGGAATGGTTCAAACTCCAGAGGGACTTATGGGAACAAGAAAACACTAAACAGGTGCACAACTTCTATACAGAGCGAATTTTTATCTAAGAGCATTTTGGTTCGACGAAATTTATCACGCATTCAAAATGGAATAAGTGTAACGGATGCTCGAAAGCCAACCTTTCCATTCTGCAAAAAGAACGTGACCTCTAATCTAATTTATGGGATTCGTTTACCGCAACTATCTAATTATGAGGCATAGTCATGGAGATAGATCCCTGATATCTTTTGTTAAGCAACCAAGGTATCTCGTGTAGTGACTGAAACTTCTCCTGATCTCGGCTTTTTATGGAGAAAATTTTCCAGTCCCTGGGCACATCCGGGTAACGGTGATCCTTCCCGAGATTACATTTAGAAGCATCACGTACACCAGCAGACACGTATAATAATTTCATTAGAAAACGAAAATATAACGATTTCTTTGATcttattgttgaataaagCTTACGGAAAATAGCCCTGATTGCATTAATTGAGGGATTCTCTGATCAACAGTATGCATAAAGCCAATTTTAGATCCTATGAAATTTAAGGGAGGTAAGGATGAAAGAGCCTAAATTCCACGgggaatttttgatgaagattttcTAAGCATGAAAATTGTGTTCCTAATTATGGGTCATAGATTGTTATAAAAGTCTTTATTCTTGGGCAAAAAATTAGCATTGGTTGGTCGTTTTGAGCATTCATTAACTGGATTCTATCATTTGTACACAAGGGTTTTGTTGCGGGGTTCTAAAGTGTTGCTTTAACATTAAAcgaatattattttattttaaaatgaCTAAAAAAGTCTTGGTATTGGGTTCTGGTTTTGTAGCTCAGCCTGTTATACAGGTTTTAGCTGACACCGAAGGCATTGATGTGAGTGTTGCTTGCAGGACTCTAGAAAATGCAAAAGCTTTGGCAGATGCGTCGAAGTCGCAGGCACTATCAATAGACGTGAGGAATGCTGAGCAATTGGATGCCGCTCTTAAGGAGCATGATGTTGTGATTTCGTTAATTCCATACATTTACCACGCCGATGTCGTGAAGTCCGCAATTCGGCTGAAAAAGGACGTGGTGACTACGTCTTATATTTCTGATGCCTTGCGTGAGTTGGAGCCAGAAATAAAAGCCGCTGGGATCACTGTTATGAATGAGATTGGGCTGGATCCTGGTATTGACCATTTGTATGCTGTGAAAACCATTGATGAGGTCCATCAGGCAGGTGGAAAGATCACTTCCTTTTTATCTTACTGCGGTGGGTTGCCAGCTCCAGAGAATTCTGACAATCCATTGGGGTATAAGTTCTCTTGGTCTTCAAGAGGGGTTTTGTTGGCCTTGCGGAATAGTGCTAAGTTCTGGAAGGATGGCCAGATTGAAACAGTTGAGTCTGCAGACTTGATGTCTACAGCCAAACCCTATTTTATTTACCCTGGATTCTCCTTTGTTTGTTACCCAAATAGAGACTCAACTACTTTCAGGCATTTATACAACATTCCTGAGGCTAAAACAGTTATCAGAGGAACTTTGAGGTATCAAGGGTTTCCAGAGTTTATTAAGGTTCTCGTAGACATTGGAATGTTGAAGGATGACGTTGATCCCGCTTTCTCTTCTGCGACCTCTTGGAACATCGCTCTAGCTCAATACTTGGGTGCCAAATCAGAATCAAAGGAAGATCTAATTGCGGcaattgattcaaaatcTAACTGGGGCTCCGATGAAGAACGTGAGAGGATTTTAGCTGGATTTTCATGGCTCGGAATGCTTTCAAGCAAAGCAATTGATCCAAGGGGCAATCCATTGGACACGCTATGTGCAACATTGGAGCAATTGATGCAATTTGAGGAGGGAGAACGTGACATGATTTGTTTGCAGCACAAGTTTGGAATTGAGTGGGCAGATGGTA
Protein-coding sequences here:
- the LYS9 gene encoding saccharopine dehydrogenase (NADP+, L-glutamate-forming) (similar to Ashbya gossypii ABR116C); the encoded protein is MTKKVLVLGSGFVAQPVIQVLADTEGIDVSVACRTLENAKALADASKSQALSIDVRNAEQLDAALKEHDVVISLIPYIYHADVVKSAIRLKKDVVTTSYISDALRELEPEIKAAGITVMNEIGLDPGIDHLYAVKTIDEVHQAGGKITSFLSYCGGLPAPENSDNPLGYKFSWSSRGVLLALRNSAKFWKDGQIETVESADLMSTAKPYFIYPGFSFVCYPNRDSTTFRHLYNIPEAKTVIRGTLRYQGFPEFIKVLVDIGMLKDDVDPAFSSATSWNIALAQYLGAKSESKEDLIAAIDSKSNWGSDEERERILAGFSWLGMLSSKAIDPRGNPLDTLCATLEQLMQFEEGERDMICLQHKFGIEWADGTKEVRTSTLVEYGKPGGYSAMAATVGYPCAIATKLLLNGTIKGPGLLAPYSPSINDPIMKELKEKYGIYLKEKTIA